The following are from one region of the Actinoplanes sp. L3-i22 genome:
- a CDS encoding penicillin-binding transpeptidase domain-containing protein produces the protein MRRATIGLTTLLVLVTSGLAGCSGDQPQDAVVAFLNGWKDGDLSKVGFVTADGGKIASADVLTQIRDFYGDLKDQPLAVSVAGDPVEAGDIATTPVDLKWTLPGNVTWEYKSSVRMTKRSGDGWQVIWEPAVLQPDLETGEKFRLRRVGAQRGTILDATGKALVGPQKVVVIGVSPEKIKDLPALTKSLTAAFKKIKVDVGMTDLKARVAKADDGAFLDLVTLRRADYDKIRDLVRPLPGTVFREETRQLAPTRVFARALLGAVEPATKDDLDQRPDELTTGDQVGHGGLQGKYDKELRGTPGLSVVVSAEAADESVQDQPVFTSKPVDGKNIKITLDTATQNAADAALAAEKQPSSMVALRVSDGSVLAVANGPDPSAVDTALTGQVPPGSTFKMVSAYGLLQKGAVTADTAVECPKTAVVDGRTFKNSAGEVLGKVPFHVDFAKSCNTAFVGLSPKLGADGLKSASGALGLGGDWNIGVDAFTGKVSDGASATELAAATFGQGSTAVSPIAMAAATAAVAKGGFQPPKLVLDPAPATPGTAGTLDAKSLDALRSMMREVVTGGTGTGLKGVAGKPVYGKTGTAEFANDSDETHSWFVGYQGDVAFAVMVQKGGAGAEAAVPIVKRFLTTLNK, from the coding sequence ATGCGTCGCGCCACCATCGGATTGACGACCCTGCTCGTGCTGGTCACGAGCGGACTGGCCGGATGCTCCGGGGACCAGCCACAGGACGCCGTCGTCGCGTTCCTCAACGGCTGGAAGGACGGCGACCTGAGCAAAGTGGGCTTCGTCACCGCGGACGGCGGCAAAATCGCCTCGGCCGACGTGCTGACCCAGATCCGGGACTTCTACGGCGACCTCAAGGACCAGCCGCTCGCCGTCTCGGTCGCCGGCGACCCGGTCGAGGCCGGCGACATCGCCACCACCCCGGTCGACCTGAAGTGGACCCTGCCCGGCAACGTGACCTGGGAGTACAAGTCCAGCGTCCGGATGACCAAGCGCAGCGGCGACGGCTGGCAGGTGATCTGGGAGCCGGCCGTGCTCCAGCCCGACCTGGAGACCGGCGAGAAGTTCCGGCTGCGCCGGGTCGGCGCGCAGCGCGGCACGATCCTGGACGCGACCGGAAAGGCCCTGGTCGGCCCGCAAAAGGTGGTCGTCATCGGGGTCAGCCCGGAGAAGATCAAGGACCTGCCGGCGCTGACCAAGTCGCTCACCGCGGCGTTCAAGAAGATCAAGGTCGACGTCGGCATGACCGACCTGAAGGCCCGGGTCGCCAAGGCCGACGACGGGGCGTTCCTGGATCTGGTCACGCTCCGCCGTGCCGATTACGACAAAATTCGGGATTTGGTACGACCATTGCCCGGCACCGTGTTCCGCGAGGAGACCCGCCAGCTCGCCCCCACCCGGGTCTTCGCCCGCGCCCTGCTCGGCGCCGTCGAGCCGGCCACCAAGGACGACCTCGATCAGCGCCCCGACGAGTTGACCACCGGTGACCAGGTCGGGCACGGCGGCCTGCAGGGCAAGTACGACAAGGAGCTGCGCGGCACCCCCGGCCTGTCCGTGGTGGTCTCCGCCGAGGCCGCCGACGAGTCCGTCCAGGACCAGCCGGTCTTCACCTCGAAGCCGGTCGACGGCAAGAACATCAAGATCACCCTGGACACCGCCACCCAGAACGCGGCCGACGCGGCGCTGGCCGCCGAGAAGCAGCCCAGCTCGATGGTCGCGCTGCGGGTCAGCGACGGCTCGGTGCTGGCGGTGGCGAACGGGCCGGACCCGAGCGCGGTCGACACGGCGCTGACCGGGCAGGTGCCGCCCGGGTCGACGTTCAAGATGGTCTCCGCGTACGGGCTGCTGCAGAAGGGCGCGGTCACCGCGGACACCGCGGTGGAGTGCCCGAAGACGGCGGTGGTGGACGGCCGTACCTTCAAGAACTCGGCCGGCGAGGTGCTCGGCAAGGTCCCGTTCCACGTCGACTTCGCCAAGTCCTGCAACACCGCGTTCGTCGGCCTGTCGCCGAAGCTGGGCGCGGACGGGCTGAAGTCGGCGTCGGGCGCGCTGGGCCTCGGCGGCGACTGGAACATCGGCGTCGACGCGTTCACCGGCAAGGTCTCCGACGGCGCCAGCGCGACCGAGCTGGCCGCCGCCACCTTCGGCCAGGGCAGCACCGCGGTCAGCCCGATCGCGATGGCCGCCGCCACGGCCGCGGTGGCCAAGGGCGGTTTCCAGCCGCCCAAGCTGGTGCTCGACCCGGCGCCGGCCACCCCCGGCACGGCCGGGACGCTGGACGCGAAGTCCCTGGACGCGCTGCGGTCGATGATGCGCGAGGTGGTCACCGGCGGCACCGGCACCGGGCTGAAGGGCGTGGCGGGCAAGCCGGTGTACGGCAAGACCGGCACCGCCGAGTTCGCGAACGACTCGGACGAGACGCACTCGTGGTTCGTCGGCTACCAGGGCGACGTGGCGTTCGCGGTGATGGTGCAGAAGGGCGGCGCCGGCGCCGAGGCGGCGGTCCCGATCGTCAAGCGCTTCCTGACCACGCTGAACAAGTAA